The sequence GGCCGGTCCCCTCGTGGCTCTGCCGGTGGAAGAAGGCCAGGCAGTGGAAAAAGGCCAGGTGATTGCCCGTATTGACCCCAGGGATTTTCAGACCCGCGTTAAGGAAATTGATAGTTCCCTGGCCGAGGCCCGGGCGAATCTCAAGTCCATGAAACGGGGGGCCCGGATAGAGGACATCAGGATGCTGGAAGCCGATGTGGCAGCGGCCGAGGCAGACTATCACTTTGCCCAGGACCAGTACAAACGGTACAGAAATTTATGGGAACAGCAGCATGCCTCCAGGGCCGACTTTGACCGCCAGACCAGCCGGCGGAATATGGCAAAAGCCAGATTGAATTCGGCTATGCAAGATCTTGCCAAAGGAAAAAAGGGGGCAAGAAAAGAGGATATTGAAGCCCAGCAATCCAGAATCAGGGGGCTTGAAGCAAAATTGAAAGCCGCCCAGGATGCGTTGGACGACACCTGCCTGCGGGCACCGTTTTCCGGGGTCGTAGCCAAACGTCATGTGGAAAACCACCAGGAAGTCCAGGCCAAGGCCCCCATTGTCTTTCTCCAGGATCTTTCCCAAATTGAGGTGGTTGTAGACGTGCCTGAAACCCTGGCAGCACAGATAAGAAAGGGATATGCCCCAGACGTGGCCGCCCGGTTTGCCTGTGCACAGGACAAAACCTTCCCCCTGACCCTCAAGGAATTTTCCACTAAAGCCGATCCCCAGACCCTGACATACCAAGCCGTGCTGGTTATGCCCAGGCCCCAGGGCGTCAGTATCCTGCCGGGTATGACAGCCACCGTGGACGGCCGGCCCAAAGGCGACGTTAAACACAGCGCCCGCATCGCCGTCCCCGCCGTTGCCGTCACCTGGGATGCCGATCAGCACCCCTATGTATGGACCCTCAACGAACCTGACATGACCGTGAAAAAGACAAATGTCCGGGTGGGGAACTTGACCGGGTCTGAGAATATCATGGTACTTGAGGGCCTTATTCCGGGGCAAAAAATTGTGACCGCAGGGGTGACAAAGCTTCAGCCCGGGATGACAGTGACTATCTGGGAGGCCTCGTAACAGGAACCACCAACCATGAATATTGCAGAATTTTCCATAAAAAAAAGCGTGATTACCTGGACCATGACTATGGTGATTTTGTTTATGGGGGCCATGGCCTATCAGAACCTGTCCCGGCTGGAAGACCCGGAATTTGTCATTAAGGAAGCCATCGTTGCGACCCCCTATCCCGGGGCGTCACCCCATGAGGTTGAAAAAGAGGTAACCGAAAAGATTGAAAAGGCCATTCAGGAGTTGGGCCAGCTAAAACGGGTGGACTCTTATTCCTCCCGGGGCCTGTCCATCGTGAAAGTCATCATGAAGGACAATTACGACAAAAAGACTTTGCCCCAGGTCTGGGACGAAATGCGCCGCAAAATAAACGATATCCAGGGTCGGCTGCCGGCTGGGGCCGGACCCTCGGTGATTAATGATGATTTCGGTGATGTATACGGGGTGTATTACGCCTTGACCGGGGAAGGGTATTCCCATGCCGAACTCAAAAAGGTGGCGGAATTGCTCAAGCGTGAGCTGCTCACCGTTACCAACGTGAAAAAAATTGTATTTTTCGGGGAGCAGACCGAGGCCGTGTACGTGGAGATGGCCAAAGATAAGATGGCGGCTTTAGGCATCACCCGGGAGGAAATCTTTGATGCTTTGAGTGCCAAAAACCTTCCCGCGGATGCCGGTAAAATCAAAATCGGCAGCGAGTATATTGCGGTCTCCCCCACGGGGATGTTTCAATCGGAAAAGGATTTTAACGAATTGTTCATCGGCAGCCGGGGGGGAAAACTCATCTACCTCAAGGATGTGGCCCGGATCAGCCGGGATTATGTGAATCCGCCCCGGGAGATTCTTCGGTTCAACGGCCAACCTGCCATCGGTATTGCCATCTCCACGGTACAAGGCGGTAATGCGGTTGTCATGGGTGATGCCGTAAAGCTGCGGATTGGGCAGCTGATGGCCCGGATCCCCATGGGCATGGAGCTGAGCCCCATTGCCATGCAATCCGACACCGTGACCAAGGCTGTCAACGGTTTTTTGGTGAACCTTCTGGAGGCCGTGGTCATCGTTATCGGGGTACTCTTGATTTTTATGGGGCTTCGGTCGGGTCTCATCATCGGTTTTATCCTTTTGCTTACCATTGCCGGCACCTTTGTATTCATGGACGCCTATGGCATTGCCCTGGAACGTATTTCCCTGGGGGCGCTGATCATAGCGCTTGGTATGCTGGTGGACAATGCCATTGTGGTGGTGGACGGCATGAAGGTGCGCATGGAACAAGGCATGGATGGGCTTGCCGCCGCCAAGGCCGTGGTGGCCCAGAAC comes from uncultured Desulfobacter sp. and encodes:
- a CDS encoding efflux RND transporter periplasmic adaptor subunit, which codes for MKYSFGRLFSRPLSRHPMAGKILILAVTVAVGGVVAGNSYTKEKPVPEALTRPVKVITVAEDTDVGLISLPGKTRACRRADLSFKVAGPLVALPVEEGQAVEKGQVIARIDPRDFQTRVKEIDSSLAEARANLKSMKRGARIEDIRMLEADVAAAEADYHFAQDQYKRYRNLWEQQHASRADFDRQTSRRNMAKARLNSAMQDLAKGKKGARKEDIEAQQSRIRGLEAKLKAAQDALDDTCLRAPFSGVVAKRHVENHQEVQAKAPIVFLQDLSQIEVVVDVPETLAAQIRKGYAPDVAARFACAQDKTFPLTLKEFSTKADPQTLTYQAVLVMPRPQGVSILPGMTATVDGRPKGDVKHSARIAVPAVAVTWDADQHPYVWTLNEPDMTVKKTNVRVGNLTGSENIMVLEGLIPGQKIVTAGVTKLQPGMTVTIWEAS